Proteins encoded by one window of Lathyrus oleraceus cultivar Zhongwan6 chromosome 1, CAAS_Psat_ZW6_1.0, whole genome shotgun sequence:
- the LOC127136406 gene encoding lycopene epsilon cyclase, chloroplastic, whose protein sequence is MECVGARNLAAMAFCSSPSSRLQLRRKKLWRKRGVSSYSDAIRLRSFSLKVEAKASTGSESCVVAREDFADEEDFVKAGGSELDFVQMQQKKSMEMQSKLADKLPPISIGDGILDLVVIGCGPAGLALASESSKLGLKVGLIGPDLPFTNNYGVWEDEFKGLGLEGCIEHVWKDTAVYIDNKDPIFIGRSYGRVSRHLLHEELLKRCVESGVSYLGSRVERIVEASNGHNHVVCEYDIVVPCRLATVASGAASGKLLQYEVGGPKVCVQTAYGVEVEVENNPYDPSLMVFMDYRDYMKKNVQSLEANYPTFLYAMPISRTRVFFEETCLASKDAMPFDLLKKKLFSRLDTMGIRITETYEEEWSYIPVGGSLPNTEQKNLAFGAAASMVHPATGYSVVRSLSEAPEYASVIATILNEGNATDIVTFERSKENPSMRAWNTLWPQERKRQRSFFLFGLALIVQLDIEGTRTFFRTFFCLPEWMWQGFLGSSLSSKDLLLFAVYMFIIAPNDLRMSLVRHLLSDPTGATMIKTYLTI, encoded by the exons ATGGAGTGCGTTGGAGCGAGAAACTTGGCAGCAATGGCGTTTTGCTCAAGTCCTTCTTCTAGGTTACAGTTGCGGAGAAAGAAGCTTTGGAGAAAAAGAGGAGTTTCGTCGTATAGTGACGCGATTCGATTACGTTCGTTTTCTCTGAAGGTGGAGGCGAAAGCAAGTACAGGAAGCGAGAGTTGCGTTGTTGCTAGAGAGGATTTTGCCGACGAGGAGGATTTTGTTAAGGCCGGTGGCTCCGAACTCGATTTTGTTCAAATGCAGCAGAAAAAATCTATGGAAATGCAGTCTAAGCTTGCGGATAAG TTGCCACCTATATCTATTGGAGATGGAATACTGGATCTAGTTGTTATTGGTTGTGGTCCTGCTGGTCTTGCTCTAGCTTCTGAATCTAGCAAGTTAGGATTAAAAGTTGGACTTATTGGACCGGATCTTCCTTTTACAAACAACTATGGTGTATGGGAGGACGAATTTAAAG GTCTTGGACTTGAAGGTTGTATTGAGCATGTTTGGAAGGATACCGCTGTATATATTGATAATAAAGATCCCATTTTTATTGGACGTTCTTATGGCCGTGTCAGTCGGCATTTGCTTCACGAGGAATTGTTAAAAAG GTGTGTCGAGTCAGGTGTCTCGTATCTTGGCTCAAGAGTAGAAAGGATAGTTGAGGCTAGCAATGGTCATAATCATGTTGTCTGTGAATATGATATTGTTGTGCCCTGCAG GCTTGCTACTGTTGCATCAGGAGCAGCTTCAGGGAAACTATTGCAATATGAGGTTGGCGGTCCAAAGGTGTGTGTACAAACAGCTTATGGCGTGGAAGTTGAG GTGGAAAACAATCCTTATGATCCAAGCTTGATGGTTTTCATGGATTACAGAGACTATATGAAGAAAAATGTTCAAAGTCTAGAAGCGAACTATCCAACATTTCTTTATGCAATGCCCATTTCTCGAACGAGAGTGTTCTTCGAG GAAACATGTTTGGCGTCAAAAGATGCCATGCCTTTTGATTTATTAAAGAAAAAACTCTTTTCAAGATTAGATACAATGGGGATCAGAATTACAGAAACATATGAAGAA GAATGGTCTTATATCCCAGTCGGTGGATCCTTACCTAATACAGAGCAGAAGAACCTTGCATTCGGTGCAGCTGCCAGCATGGTGCATCCAGCCACAG GCTACTCTGTTGTAAGATCGTTGTCGGAAGCTCCGGAATATGCTTCAGTAATTGCTACTATTTTGAATGAGGGTAATGCAACGGACATTGTTACCTTTGAAAGAAGTAAGGAGAATCCATCCATGCGAG CTTGGAATACACTTTGGCCACAAGAAAGGAAACGGCAGAGATCATTCTTTCTTTTTGGATTAGCACTAATTGTGCAGCTGGACATTGAGGGCACTCGAACATTCTTTCGTACTTTCTTCTGCTTACCTGAGTG GATGTGGCAAGGATTTCTTGGTTCTTCACTATCTTCGAAAGATCTTCTATTATTTGCAGTCTATATGTTCATAATAGCACCAAATGACTTGAGAATGTCTCTAGTCAGACATTTGCTTTCAGATCCTACAGGGGCGACTATGATAAAAACCTATTTGACGATATAG